ATGCGGTGAACGTGTTCTTCCGGAAAACTTTACCAAGCCAATGGCTCAAGTTGAGAGACTTTATATCCGATGACTTCCATATCATCGATCCGAGAAATTTCCGGGTTTTGATGTAGGCCGGGTATATATGGAACAATCGGGTAGCGCATCGCTTGTCGCTTTGTCCCCCATCAACATCAAGCTGTCCTCCTCTGCGAAGGCAGAGGACCTCGGGCAGGAAGGGGCGCGAGGTTGATATCGGGCGCCGTTGGTTTGGGGAGCGTGATATGGGCCGCAGTGCCATCTCGTCCTGAGGTCCTCGCCTTCGCGAGGATGACAGGAAATTGATATGAAACAAAGGGATAAGCGTATTGCGTGGGTGAGGGGAGCGGGTGCCTTCCATCATGGCAGGCAATGCGGTTGATGGGCTTGTGCGCGGCTTATCCCACTGAAACGTACATATAAATCTGTCATCCTGCGCTTTAGGCGCAGGACCTCGGGCAGGAAGGGGTGCGAGGTTGATATCGGTCTCCCTGCTCCGCGAACAGGCAGTGGGTTTCCCTAAATGCCATTATGGTGGCAATCGATCCGACATTCCGCTATAATCGCTAGCATGTTCGCACTTAGCCTCACCTCTCCCTCGGATATCCTCACGGGCGTCGCGGCGCGGATGAAGCGCCGCCGCCTCGACCTCGATCTAACGCAGCGCGAGCTGGCGTCGCGGTCCGGTGTGTCCTACGGGTCGCTGCGGTTGTTCGAGGAAACGGGCAAGGCGTCGTTCGAGGCGGTCGTGAAGATCGCCTTCGCGCTGGAGGCCGAGGCGGAGTTCGAGGCGCTGTTTCCGCCACGCCCGGTGAAGACGCTGGACGACGTCGTGGGCCGTCCGGCGAGGCGGAGGGCGGGCCGAAAATGAAGTTCGTCCCCGTCCGGAAAATGCAAGTTCTGCTCGACCTTGAGGGCACGCGGCGCGACCTTGGAACGCTGGCGTGGAGCGCGGAGGAGCGGCAGGCCTATTTCGAGTATGCCCCCGGCTTCGTCGCCGCGCCGCTGCCGATTTCGCCCTTCCGTCTGCCGGTCAGGGCTGGACTCACCGCCGCCGGCCCGGTCCCACGGGAGTTCGAGGGGCTGCATGGTCTGTTCAACGACAGCGTTCCCGATGGCTGGGGCCGGTTGCTGCTCGACCGGCGGCTCGCCAACATTGGCGCGAAACCCGGCGACGTGAGCCCGATCGATCGCCTGTCGGCGGTGGGCGGCAACGGCATGGGCGCGCTGGTCTTCGTGCCGGAGTTGCCGGGCGGGGAGCGCGGGCAGGACGACCTCGACTGGTTCGTCGAGCAGGTGGACCGCGTGCAGGGCGAGATGGACACCGCGGATATCGATGCCTTGCAGGCGGCGCAGGGCGGCTCGGCCGGCGCCAGACCGAAGATCATGATCGGCCTCGACAGGGGGAGGCAATCCTTCCGTCTCGACTACGGCTTCGGCTTGCCCGGTGGGTTCGAGCCCTGGCTGGTCAAGGGGCGCGCCCTCGGCGACAGGGAGGACATTGGCGTGGAAGAACACGCCTATGCCCTGATGGCGCGTGCCGCCGGGCTTTTGATGGCCGAAACGTCGGTCATCGAGACCGCGCGGGGCAATCGCCTGTTCGCGACGAAGCGTTTCGACCGAACGCC
The genomic region above belongs to Pleomorphomonas sp. T1.2MG-36 and contains:
- a CDS encoding helix-turn-helix domain-containing protein codes for the protein MFALSLTSPSDILTGVAARMKRRRLDLDLTQRELASRSGVSYGSLRLFEETGKASFEAVVKIAFALEAEAEFEALFPPRPVKTLDDVVGRPARRRAGRK
- a CDS encoding type II toxin-antitoxin system HipA family toxin, translated to MKFVPVRKMQVLLDLEGTRRDLGTLAWSAEERQAYFEYAPGFVAAPLPISPFRLPVRAGLTAAGPVPREFEGLHGLFNDSVPDGWGRLLLDRRLANIGAKPGDVSPIDRLSAVGGNGMGALVFVPELPGGERGQDDLDWFVEQVDRVQGEMDTADIDALQAAQGGSAGARPKIMIGLDRGRQSFRLDYGFGLPGGFEPWLVKGRALGDREDIGVEEHAYALMARAAGLLMAETSVIETARGNRLFATKRFDRTPAGRLHMHTASGLLNASHREAALDYGALHKLTAVLTRDSRDVARMFRHMTFNVLAHNRDDHAKNHAFLMGADGRWTLAPAYDLTSSDGPAGEHSAAIAGEGRHPGREHLLAVAKGASIPEREALGIVDEVRAAIARWPHFADEAGLGKARTAELDGKLNGARG